The following nucleotide sequence is from bacterium.
GGTAAGACCCGGCCGCATGTTGTTCGAAATTGACGGAATCACTCCGGCTATCGCCAAAGAGGCTTTGCGTCTGGCCAGCCACAAACTTCCGGTGAGAACCAGAATGATTACCAAAGCTAAATAACAGCTATGAAAAAGAAAGAAATTCAACAACTGAAAACGAAGCCCGTCGAAGAATTGAAAAAAATGCTGTCCGAACAGACGGAAAATTTGTGGACTTTAAAGCAGAGCCTATTGAACGGCAAAGTTAAAAATGTTAAAGAGATGCGTGACGTTAAGAAGGGAATTGCCCGACTTATGACGTTCGTCAAACAAAACAATGGAACAAAATAAAGCCAAAGCTGAAGTTAAGCACCGTAAACTCCAAGGAGTGGTGGTTTCGGATAAAATGCAGAAAACTGCAGTCGTGGCTGTGACGCATGAGCGAAAGCATTCTAAATATTTGAAATACTTTAAGGTCACTACCCGTCTTAAAGCCCACAATGAAAATAACGAATACAAGACAGGGGAGGTAGTAGTCATTGAAGAAACCCGCCCGCTCTCTAAAGAGAAGCGCTGGAAAATCATAGAAAGAATTGTTGAGAAAAAAGCATAAAATAACATGATCCAAGAACGAACAATCTTAAAAGTTGCCGACAATTCAGGAGCGAAAACCGTTCGTTGTTTTCGCGTTCTCGGAGGTAGTCGCCGCCGCTACGCCGAAGTAGGGGATGTCATCGTGGCTTCTGTACAGGTAGCCGAACCGAGGAAGCCGGTAAAGAAAAAGGATGTTGTGAGAGCGGTGGTAGTCCGTCAGCACAAAGCCTTGCGTCGCGCCGATGGATCCTATGTGCGCTTTGACGACAACGCGGTCGTTTTAATTGACGACAAACTTGAGCCAAAGGGCACCCGCATCTTCGGACCAATTGCCCGCGAGGTCAAAGAAAAAGGTTATGAAAGTATTGCTTCATTAGCAGAAGAATTAATTTAAATACTTAAATACCATGCTTAAGAAAAACGACACAGTAAAAATAATCGTAGGAAAAGATCGCGGTAAAACCGGCAAGGTTTTGCGCGTGGATGTAAAGAATGGAATGGTGCTGGTAGAAGGCTTAAACACCGTTAAAAAGCATGTCCGTCCGAAAAAACAGGGGGAAAAAGGCCAGACGATTTCCTTGCCGCAGCCTTTATATTTTTCAAAAGTTATGCTATTTTGCTCTAGTTGCGCCAAAGGCGTAAGAACCAGGGTTAGAATGACCGAAAATAAGACTTCCAGTGTCACCCTAAAAGAGAGGGTGTGCATAAAATGCCAGAACGTAATCTAGCTATATAGCGACCATGAAAATCACACCAATAAAACAAATCGAGAAGATAGTTGTGAATACCGGAATCGGGCGTCTTTCTTCACAGCCAAATTTCTCAGATAAAGTTCTGCCGGAGATCTCCGCTAATTTCGCCGCCATTACCGGCCAGAAACCCTCGGAACGTTCCGCAAAAAAGTCTATTTCCAGCTTCAAACTTCGCGAAGGAACAGTAGTTGGTTTAAAAGCTACCTTGAGAAAAAAGCGGATGGAATTATTTTTAGATAAAGTAATCCGTGTTGTCTTGCCCCGCGTTCGGGATTTCCAAGGAATTAGTATTAATAATATTGACGGGCATGGAAATTTGAACTTTGGAGTAAAAGATCAGCTCGTTTTTCCGGAAATCAACCCGGAAACTTCGAAATCTAATTTCGGTC
It contains:
- the rplN gene encoding 50S ribosomal protein L14; amino-acid sequence: MIQERTILKVADNSGAKTVRCFRVLGGSRRRYAEVGDVIVASVQVAEPRKPVKKKDVVRAVVVRQHKALRRADGSYVRFDDNAVVLIDDKLEPKGTRIFGPIAREVKEKGYESIASLAEELI
- the rplE gene encoding 50S ribosomal protein L5, with the translated sequence MKITPIKQIEKIVVNTGIGRLSSQPNFSDKVLPEISANFAAITGQKPSERSAKKSISSFKLREGTVVGLKATLRKKRMELFLDKVIRVVLPRVRDFQGISINNIDGHGNLNFGVKDQLVFPEINPETSKSNFGLEITVVPRKHKTKDEAIAFYKEIGIPFEKTITKK
- the rpmC gene encoding 50S ribosomal protein L29; this translates as MKKKEIQQLKTKPVEELKKMLSEQTENLWTLKQSLLNGKVKNVKEMRDVKKGIARLMTFVKQNNGTK
- the rpsQ gene encoding 30S ribosomal protein S17, which encodes MEQNKAKAEVKHRKLQGVVVSDKMQKTAVVAVTHERKHSKYLKYFKVTTRLKAHNENNEYKTGEVVVIEETRPLSKEKRWKIIERIVEKKA
- the rplX gene encoding 50S ribosomal protein L24, with the protein product MLKKNDTVKIIVGKDRGKTGKVLRVDVKNGMVLVEGLNTVKKHVRPKKQGEKGQTISLPQPLYFSKVMLFCSSCAKGVRTRVRMTENKTSSVTLKERVCIKCQNVI